The Trypanosoma brucei brucei TREU927 chromosome 2, complete sequence genome has a window encoding:
- a CDS encoding ubiquitin-conjugating enzyme, putative yields the protein MPVSPAAMHLIMRQVQDINSNPTEGIRLVRSDDLSELLFEITGPEGTPFAGGSFQVVFHFDEGYPEVPPRGVFRTKIFHPNIAEKGDICVNVLKRDWNPSLGLRHVLTIVRCLLIEPNAESALNEEAARLLMEDYDAYRRKADMMTKVHAIKSGRAPMESQRPFNGVDGFQENGGVTSSGKCNDEEENDSNNAVGGGGLRLSLHMNNVDNKGTLGELPASSSLSLSSSAAAAAATAAKKAVEKKRAALRRI from the coding sequence ATGCCCGTTTCACCGGCTGCCATGCACCTCATAATGCGACAAGTGCAAGATATTAATTCGAATCCCACGGAAGGGATTCGGTTGGTGAGATCTGATGATCTCAGCGAGTTGTTATTTGAGATCACTGGACCTGAAGGAACTCCCTTCGCTGGCGGCTCATTTCAAGTTGTGTTTCATTTTGATGAGGGATATCCGGAGGTGCCACCACGGGGTGTATTCCGGACCAAAATATTTCATCCCAACATAGCAGAAAAGGGAGACATTTGTGTGAATGTACTCAAAAGGGACTGGAATCCAAGTTTGGGTTTGCGGCATGTACTCACGATTGTGCGGTGTCTTCTTATTGAACCGAATGCAGAAAGTGCGCTAAATGAAGAGGCAGCACGGCTCCTGATGGAGGATTATGATGCATACAGGCGCAAGGCAGATATGATGACAAAAGTACATGCGATAAAAAGTGGGAGGGCTCCAATGGAATCCCAACGGCCTTTTAATGGAGTCGATGGCTTTCAAGAAAACGGCGGGGTGACGAGCAGCGGCAAATGTaatgatgaggaggaaaatgacaGCAATAACGCAGTGGGTGGAGGTGGTTTAAGGCTTTCGCTTCATATGAACAATGTAGACAATAAAGGGACATTGGGGGAATTACCGGCTTcctcatcattatcattatcatcatcagcggcagcagcagcagccacaGCGGCAAAAAAAGCTGTGGAGAAGAAGCGGGCAGCACTCAGACGTATTTga